AGAAAATCGCCCGGAAAGTATACGAAAGCCATGTgataaaattatatcaaatccAATggaattttacaatattgaaTTTCATCAGCTGCAATAACTTAAACAACAAAGATTTTATGCTACTTTATAGGAATATAACCAGTTTTTATGAAGTTGTCCATTTTAAATTACAGGTACAGACTTACGTTTGTTATTCAGGCCCTTATTACATAAATGAATTGTAGCTCTTTCATGTTCTAGAAGCGAGATTATGAATGTTGTTGGTTGTTGGTGAACAACAAGGTCAACAGGGTCAAGTTATGTTAGCTTAATATTTGATCTAAGTGCATTAAGAGGTATCATGAGAAAGAATGAAATTCCAGGATTATTAATTGACAATAGTAGATATGCATGCAAATACTATCTATTTACTTCAGTATTACAGCCAGGTATTTATTGATAATTGGCCTAAATAAATAGTAGGTTATTTGATAGATAaatatactaaaatcacaataaagatgcttcttctttttgtagtgcCTATCTGTTTCGGATGTTGACGACCATCATGACAATCtatactttgcacactgctgctctaaaaagatttgtggttgttgtgttgaagcacatacgtagatttttcagccaggaaatcctttgCCTTCCTGGTCCCCGTTTTCCTTCTACTTATCCTTgaaagattagttgcagcagtcaatatattttacttttcctcatgatgtgaccgaggtattcgattttggctgtttttattgtgattattagctctttttctttttgcattctcagcaaaacactctgattagtaatgtggttattataagatatcttcaggattcgatgataaagccacatttcaaaagcctcaataTACTTGCAGGTGCCATCTGTGAGAGTCCACAACTCAAGTCCATACAACAGTACACTAAAGATATAACATcatagtaacctgatttttatgggtatcgacaaatcatgacatttgaataacttagCCATTGCTTGAAAtgtagatcttgctttctctatcctacatttgatttctatggaatgATCCCAAtcttcattgacgttcgtaccaaggtaggtgtatgtatttactctttctatttgttgaccgttcacactgattcgtctaaattgctgttccttcttagagatcatcatacattctgttttcttagtgtttagcgAAAGTCTGCATCACTGattgacttctgcgattctgttcaATAAATATGCaccagaaataaacaaaccaagacacttaaATGTTACGAGGAGTACTCCCTAATCATGatttatacaaaaaatatataaaccttGAAAATCaggatttgggatttacaatgtacttatataaattgtaaattattatttagGAGTGCACCTCGTAACATTCAATgtttcttggtttatttatttctaatgcatctttattgtgattgtagtaagtataatatataggtatatatgTATATCTTTTTAGGTAATGATCAAGAAAATAGATACAATAGTGCACATGTAAGAACAAGAAATGTTGCCAAAAAGCTATTTGGAACCTGGAAAAAACAGTTTCCATGTCTTCAAAAGGTCTACAAACCGAATTAAATACATACCTTGCAATATGTGCTACAACAGTACCTTATAAGTTATAATCTGGGTGCAAGAGAAAATCATGATGGTGATGATGATTTTGTAGAAAATCTTGATTTGTCAGTAAATGGAAATGTTAATGATGTGGAACAATGTTTAAATTTTAGGAGGCATTTTTATCGACAATATTTTGCATGAGAATGAGAATACATTATTGAATACTTGTAAtatattaaatgtttttttttaatatttaatggGTCGTCTTTCTTTGGGATTTTTTGCCTATTATTTCTCAAATATCATGATCATTGGCTTGACAACTCTTTTTGTTTGAGTTTTGGTCCCTTCAGGAATACTTACTTCTCCATTCTAATCTATTTGAAGATTTTGATTTTTTGTTCttccaattttttatttttaaaatttcaatgtcTTATCCTATTTGTTCCTTGCCTATATGTAATCTTTGGTCTTCCTCCTGTTAATGTCCAGCTGatatttctttgtttattttggaaaatatttcaTGTTCTTCCATCTTTCCTCTTATTATGTGCTCCTATTTTGATGAATGTTAGTATATAGATTCTGGTATGTCCTGTATAGTTCAAACTTATATCTTCTTCtcaatttctcttttttttttcttctttgtaTATGTGTCAAGATTCTTCTGCCTAAGTAACCAATTGGTCGTCTTCACTTTAAGTAAGTAACCAGATTTCAGATTCATATGTAAATACTGGATGTATTAAGGTTTTGTGCAATTGACATTTAGTTTTTCTTGTAATATCTTATCTTGGTTGTTTGATCGAGCCCTGGTAACTTTAATTGGCTATGAACGTATTGCTATGTTAGATGCTATTTAGCCTGATTTCAGTGCTttgttattgtttattttatctaCTTGTCTACTGCTAGTCTATTATTGTACTTTCACTATATATGTTTTGAATTTATATAGTAATCTGTCTTTCTCTTCTATCTATATTCCACtagaatttgtttatttattctgaGAATACATTATTGCATCCTTGTATAATGTGAGATATATGTagtttcttttttagtttacttctcaacatgtattttttatatttgatgttAAAATAAATGAGTACGAGTTTTTCTCCTTTTAAATAAGTGTTTATTTGACAaagcaatataaaattaattacacatgtaaacaacaatacataatatactatttatgcagatgacatagtcctcttaacaaataaaaaaagtgaagctGTTTAGGAATTTGAAAGGTGaagtaataaaattacttttacaTCAATTTCGAAAAGTAATATTACCCCTCGTCAATTTAGATAGTTGCAAGTGTTAAGTAATGGTAGCTATAAAATTTGGTCTGATACATATTAAGTATTTTAggatatatataaaaacaaaataagtaataaaataatgatagtACTCATCTCAGAATAAAATTTAATCAACGCTGAGGTACCTGCATAAAAGTACACAAGAATACAACTATTACATTACAATACAACTGTTTCAAAATGTTGGGCTGATAACAATATTACCAATTCGTGACAGTATTTTATGGAAGGATATTCGTTTGGTTTGAACCCACCTATTGGAAAAGGTAGACTAATAATTATTCATATTGGATCTGAAAGAGGATTTATAAATGGTGGTTTATTAAAATTTACTACAAGATCCACTGAAGATTATCATGAGGAAATAGAGCTATTTCAAGAATATTTCTTTCAGATGGTTAGTAACATACCTCAAAATTCTGTCATAGTAATTGATAATGCTAGTAACCATTCTCGTTTAATTGAAAAACTACCGACTTTGGATTTATGTAGGCATTAGATACTTAATTAGTTGAAATGAAAAGAGGTGACATTTGATAATACGATGGTTAAAAAAGAACTCATGAATAGCGTTCAACAACACaaacaaaagtataaaaatatgtAATCGATGAAAAAGCTAAAGATGGCGGAATAACTGTACTTCGTTTATCCTCATATAATTGTCAACTTAACTACCCTAAAGAGTTCATATGGGCACAAGTAAAGGGTGACGTAGCTAGAAACAACAATGCATACAACTTAGTTGATGTGAGAAGAATTTTACAGGAAACTATCGAAAGCCACTGCAGAAAATTGGAAACTATGTACATTATAGAGCATGCAAAAAAGGAGGAAGAAAAGTTATGGAACTTAGATTTCGTAGTTGACGAATGCTTATTAGAAACCAATTGTCATTGCACCAAACAACAAAACTTCAAAGGATGATCATAAACAAAGGAGAACAGAATATAGcaaattcaaatatttgggagtgaCAATAATTGATAAAGGGGAAGatgaaaaataaatagaaaagatACTACTAAAAGGAAGCAGAGCAATGGGATAATGAAAGTTACTTGACCAGTGGCATTGTATGCTTGTTACACTTGGACAATGAATAAGAAAGATGAAATGAAAATATGACATCTAGAAAACGAAAGTACTGCAGGGAATTTTTAGTGGAGTTAGGAGTGGAAAAAGaataacaaataatatggaaAGTCAGACCAGAAATATCATGAACGATGTGGTTCAAAGTAATAAGCAGATTTGGATGGTAGGTATAAAAGTGCAGATTTGGATGGTAGGTATAGAAGTGCAGAATTGGAGGGAGAGAGTTAATGGCCAGCAGAGATAGAGAGTATTTTTTTGTGGCATCtgatgcaatttactattttaggtgggaataaagccacaattttagtttgcaattaaatttaattttgatttcgatatgtttcgatttccacttcgcaAGTCGTTATCAAAATgcaaaacattttgtttttggtgcttggtaaaaaaaacttctaatttaattttatctgactcatttatattaacaattgaggccatgagagacagagtggcctaactgatatTTACATTCAAAGAAAATGATAAGAAACTAACAATGTTCGactgttttagtaattgtatgttgaccaataatgattcttggtcaacatacaattactaaaacaatggaacattgttagcttctgatcattttctttgattatgtaaagtaatttaaatatcagttaggccactcatctggctctcatggcctcagtTCAGACATTATATTATCCATTTTAAAGTGAATAACTTTAAATAAACGATGTTGCCAATACTTAtctatgagttgcgttcctgggacgactttattgaaagatagttcattcgaaaACATAAAATCAACTTAAGAATATCCATCAAAAAAATCATACCATgtgatttgtttttaaaaatttaaatctcaaataaatttaactttaaacttaaattgtggttaaaattcaaataaatcaAAATTACATTGAAGCGAAGTTCCTGAGAAGATGAATGAATTGTATTGAACATACAATTATTCATCTTCTGAGGAACTGGTGTCACTGTCATCATTGCCAATTGAAATTATTAGTGGTTCTATGACACTATCCATGATACCATCTAGTTTACACATTTTTTCCTCTACTTTCAGGATGTGCTTAACACAATTTTGCCAATGTGTTGGAGTTACATTGTCCAGAGCTTGTAACAGTAGATTTTTTACTTCTTTCAGTTTATATGTTGTGTTTCTTAATGCCACTTCATTTTTCACTTGAGCCCAAATTTTCTCAATAGGATTCAACTCACAATGATATGGAGGCAACCGCAGTACAATTTGACCATTTTCTTTAGCCATCTCATCagttacatacatattatactcATTTTTATTTAATCGTATCAGGTGTAATAATTCTGACCTAACCATCTCCAAATTGAAaggaatattttttatttttaaccattCCTGCATGTCTTTCTTTTTTGATGATGTTGTCggaattttttctaattttcggCTGTGGTATGCTGCATTATCCATTACAATAACAGCGTTTTTTGGTAATTTTTGCAGGATATTACTAAACCAATTTTCGAAAACAGATGCATTCATTTCTTCATGGTAATCTTCTGTCTTTCTTCCCTCAAAAAGTAAAAGTCCTTCATTAACAAAACCTAACTCTGATCCAATATGTAAAACTATGAGGCGTTTTCCTTTTCCTGATGGATTTTTCAAACCAGTAGACAACCCCTCAATAAAAGCCTGTCTAGGGTTTTTTATATCGGTGTCTACCCACACTTTCTCTTTGGTGTGACCTTCATTTACCCATGTTTCGTCAAGGTAATAAATTGGTTTACCTTGACTTCTGTATTCTTTTATAGAAGTTAGGTAACGACGTCTCCATCTTATGATATCATCACGTTCGAtaacccatatagcacacaacgtccgatgtacgtccatataacgtacatttaaagtccaaacgtccatggaccaaaactggacgtactatgtacgtacattaccggacgtccattggacgtttgatttcaacgtacattggacatccatttgtggtccatggatattttacacaaaacgcgactattatattaagtcccaatacaaactaaatgagaatcttcttgacaacgttgtcgctcttcgcgctatcggtcgtgaaaggtgtagtattaggcaggtacttttaggggattatcgctgttaattgttgtggaatactgaaggatggtttatttatgataattcacagaatggcaaacgcgcttgtaatatacgacaacggtactgactctaaaaatagtttggaacagaaacagaacagagattaaacctctttttaatgtgcatgctcctagggcgtcattatctgaatctcgtctttatgaaaatacatcctgtgatatatttgtgttttctgtttatcgtgcaagtgcagtcgtgcattaatgaagttcctagttcctataataaagtatatattataatgaagttatagtaaagagaaataaaaaaggtcttttgtgtaatatttttaagtatctataagtttagtattataaggaactatttcctataaaagctttttgctatgtattcacaaaattatggatactagattgctttctgaaaagtgccctacaaatgtccataagacgtacattgaatgtacataaggtgtacactgaacgctccaatacaacgtacaatgtacgtttgtagcggacgttctatggacgtccaattttgtgaactctggacattcgttggacgtccatcggatgtccattgtaccttagcgggacgtccattggacgttccaatgtacacagatgtacgtccattggatgtccataaaacgtacttgtgctatctgggaagATGACTTCTTCGACTTCTCTTCAAGTACctacaaaataataaaatgtatattttgacCTTACCTTTATCTTTCtccatacaaatttttatgtttaaaaCACTCATAAAataggtatattattataataaaaacaattgaTATTCCGCGATTATTTggtataaaaatacaaaaaaatctaTGAAATTCACCTTTCTTCAACCTAGATTCACCCTTCttaagttcaaaatcggtatatataaaaaaatgcattttctcgactTCCAAtcgagcaattttcttcattttttttttaatctgaggtaactcgagtagagccacctaAATAGTGCATAATTAAATCCAAAatatgctttagttttgttataataaattaatttatttataacaaaataaaaccacATTTTTTCCTATGTTGTAGAATGCTTTTTAAGAAAAACTTACCACATGTGTACCTTTTTAACGttataaatacaaatattcttatttgaatGTTGTCTAATTCTTTAGACAatctttgtttaaacaaattaaaaatttttgttgatttttttaccGGGCGGGGACTGATCGGTTTTAGCGTCTCTGATTTCGCTTCAGAAGAATATATGTCATCTGTGTTTATATTTCCTTGATGAAATAAAGACTATTtaattaaataaagattgtttaaataattatacagctttcaaatgaaacAATTTGCATTTAGAGCGTCTACAACATAGGAAAAAATATCCTCTAATTGATTGCCTAACCCAGAcataatatgaatattttttgGGTTGCACTTATTATTTACTATTAATTGTGGCTAACCCATAtttacttacttaaaatttatttgcttcAAGAATTTATATAATGTTGAACGACACATGTTTGGAAGATCTGGGCGGTTGTTAActtcacttaaaattttatttaaagtgGGCATTTCGTTCTTGAAAAAGAAGCTGTGTACTATCTGTCGTACAGATGTTTTAACTTTTTCGTCATATCTTGAAAGTACAGCAGGTCTACCGCCAATATTTTTAGGACATCTTACAGTTCCAGTTTGCTTATATTCCTTAATGGTTCTATAAATCGTTGAATTCGCAACACCTAAAATTAGAACATTACTTAGTAAGTCTTTGATTTTAACAATCGGTATTCTGAAAAACTTACCTGTTGCCTGCTTTATTTTTGCTACCATGGCTGTTATTTTCATTCCAGGAtcatcaatttttatttgtttgtacATATTTATAATGAATTGTTTTTCATTTGATGATAAATGTCTACCCAAATTCACTCCGCGTTTTTTAGGTGGAGAAGGGCAATTACCACTAGTACTCGACATTGAATCCATATTTTTATCGTAATGACACTAATATGACGCTAAATAGTTCTAAAAAGaactgtttttttaaataaatgcagacgaaaaatcaaaaaattatagGAATAACGCAAAAACACAAAAACTCgatataatttttgaattttaaataataGTGTCAATTTCAGAAATGTCAATGtcataatttagtggagtaaactCGCCTGccgttggaccaattagaaacaagcattacggcgcggtaaatttgaatcactcctcttggtaaaaaaacaaacaatagacATTCTCTATCTTACATTTGACATCTAAGGAATGGttgcaattttcattgacgttcgtaccaagatAGGtaggtattgggaccgtgcaagttcggcaaagcgacctctatttctacgctctgtacttttattcacacttttaattatattggccaattatattagtcctagttgctggataattgtcaaggccctagtccaaaaaaaaaataataagaagaaaaaataagatgcaggtaaACGattgcaaacgtaaacaattgtatgtagtaaataaaattagttattaaaatgcagtactgcaagcaaaatacaaataattaaatttacctttatataataattgcatatcatatcaatattgtggagcactatatattttttctacttcaatgacagaaggtatgaaatatacgtcaatttgacaatttcgattgacaatatgaattatttaagatagttgcaatatttctccgcgactcgcgtaCAGTCGTTTCTCGttcttgcacaccgcgaatattgctttttctatttgttgaccattcataCTGactcgtccaaattgctgttagAGATGTTTTGtcttaatgtttccatatttctGACTTACTTCTGTGATCACGTTCATTAACTCATGCGGAGGGCTTTGTAACTGTCAGCGAATACTACGTAGTCGTCCGTGTGTTATTGTTTATTCGTTAATTTCTATTCCGGCTTCAACCTAGGTATTCTCTTGAAAGATTAGAGTATCTGTTAAACAACACAGTTGATAGTATACCTACAGTATACATCTTTGTCGGACTTCACGTTTGATTTTTCATATCATCGTATTCTCCAGCCTTTGTACGGATGTT
The window above is part of the Diabrotica virgifera virgifera chromosome 2, PGI_DIABVI_V3a genome. Proteins encoded here:
- the LOC126880745 gene encoding uncharacterized protein LOC126880745; amino-acid sequence: MDNAAYHSRKLEKIPTTSSKKKDMQEWLKIKNIPFNLEMVRSELLHLIRLNKNEYNMYVTDEMAKENGQIVLRLPPYHCELNPIEKIWAQVKNEVALRNTTYKLKEVKNLLLQALDNVTPTHWQNCVKHILKVEEKMCKLDGIMDSVIEPLIISIGNDDSDTSSSEDE
- the LOC126880746 gene encoding uncharacterized protein LOC126880746, which encodes MDSMSSTSGNCPSPPKKRGVNLGRHLSSNEKQFIINMYKQIKIDDPGMKITAMVAKIKQATGVANSTIYRTIKEYKQTGTVRCPKNIGGRPAVLSRYDEKVKTSVRQIVHSFFFKNEMPTLNKILSEVNNRPDLPNMCRSTLYKFLKQINFKYLKRSRRSHLPR